The Raphanus sativus cultivar WK10039 unplaced genomic scaffold, ASM80110v3 Scaffold0961, whole genome shotgun sequence genome has a segment encoding these proteins:
- the LOC130503456 gene encoding uncharacterized protein LOC130503456 gives MDLAKHTRVQILGCILLASLALTMADTPPGIAKNPSHATCKIKKYKHCYNLEHVCPKFCPDSCHVECASCKPICGPPSPGDEGGADDGGYTPPDPVPPVSPPPPTPSVPSPTPPVSPPPPTPTPAVPSPTPPVSPPPPTPTPAVPSPTPPVSPPPPTPTPAVPSPTPPVSPPPPTPTPAVPTPPDVTPAPPTPSVPSPPGTPSAPVPPYSPPVIPTPPSVPTPPGSTPPYIPPSSPTPTPPSDGEAGAGVTRARCKKKGSPCYGVEYTCPADCPRSCNVDCVTCKPICNCDKPGSVCQDPRFIGGDGLTFYFHGKKDSNFCLISDSNLHINAHFIGKRRSGMARDFTWVQSIAILFGTHRFYVGALKTSTWDDSVDRISASFDGNLISLPQLDGATWTSSPGVYPQVSVKRVNADTNNLEVEVEGMLKITARVVPITMEDSRIHGYNVTEDDCLAHLDLGFKFQDLSDNVDGVLGQTYRSNYVSRVKIGVHMPVMGGDREFQTTGLFAPDCSAAKFTGNRGNNGGQSRMELPEMSCASGVGGKGVVCKR, from the exons ATGGATCTAGCCAAACACACGAGAGTTCAGATATTGGGATGCATACTCCTTGCATCACTCGCACTAACAATGGCTGATACACCACCGGGCATAGCCAAAAACCCAAGCCATGCAACATGTAAGATCAAGAAGTACAAACATTGCTACAACTTGGAACATGTTTGCCCCAAGTTCTGTCCTGACTCTTGCCATGTTGAATGTGCTTCTTGCAAACCCATATGTGGCCCTCCTTCCCCCGGTGATGAAGGTGGTGCTGATGACGGTGGATACACTCCCCCGGATCCAGTTCCACCTGTTTCACCACCACCTCCTACACCTTCCGTGCCAAGCCCTACTCCACCAGTTTCACCACCGCCTCCAACTCCTACACCAGCCGTGCCAAGCCCTACTCCACCAGTTTCACCACCGCCTCCAACTCCTACACCAGCCGTGCCAAGCCCTACTCCACCAGTTTCACCACCGCCTCCTACTCCTACACCAGCCGTGCCAAGCCCTACTCCACCAGTTTCACCACCGCCTCCTACTCCTACACCAGCAGTCCCAACTCCTCCTGATGTTACTCCTGCTCCTCCCACACCGTCCGTGCCAAGTCCTCCTGGTACTCCCTCTGCACCAGTCCCTCCATATTCTCCACCTGTGATTCCTACACCTCCTTCTGTTCCAACACCTCCTGGCTCCACTCCTCCTTACATCCCCCCGTCTTCTCCTACTCCAACCCCGCCATCAGATGGGGAGGCAGGAGCAGGAGTCACAAGAGCCAGGTGTAAGAAGAAGGGCTCTCCTTGTTATGGAGTTGAGTATACTTGCCCGGCCGATTGTCCCCGTTCTTGTAACGTTGACTGCGTTACTTGCAAACCTATTTGCA ATTGCGACAAACCAGGATCGGTTTGCCAAGACCCACGTTTCATTGGAGGAGATGGTCTCACCTTTTACTTCCACGGAAAGAAAGACTCTAACTTCTGCCTCATCTCCGATTCTAACCTCCACATCAACGCACATTTCATCGGTAAACGAAGGTCTGGTATGGCACGTGACTTCACATGGGTCCAGTCCATTGCTATCCTCTTCGGCACTCACCGTTTCTACGTCGGAGCCCTCAAGACCTCCACGTGGGACGATTCCGTTGACCGGATCTCTGCCTCTTTCGATGGAAATCTTATCTCACTTCCTCAACTAGACGGTGCCACGTGGACTTCGTCCCCTGGTGTATACCCTCAGGTCTCAGTCAAACGAGTCAACGCTGATACAAACAACCTCGAG GTCGAAGTAGAGGGCATGCTTAAGATCACAGCAAGAGTGGTGCCAATAACAATGGAAGATTCAAGAATTCATGGTTACAACGTAACGGAGGACGACTGCCTGGCTCATCTCGACTTAGGCTTCAAGTTCCAAGACCTTAGCGACAACGTGGATGGTGTTTTGGGACAAACGTATAGGTCTAACTACGTAAGCCGAGTAAAGATCGGAGTCCACATGCCTGTGATGGGTGGTGACAGGGAATTTCAGACCACCGGTCTTTTTGCACCTGACTGCTCAGCCGCAAAGTTCACTGGTAACAGAGGCAACAACGGTGGCCAGAGCAGAATGGAGCTCCCTGAGATGAGTTGTGCTAGTGGCGTAGGTGGCAAGGGAGTGGTCTGCAAGAGATAG